In one window of Camelina sativa cultivar DH55 chromosome 15, Cs, whole genome shotgun sequence DNA:
- the LOC109129062 gene encoding uncharacterized protein LOC109129062, with protein sequence MEGICFSKNMNKKGVPPPPPPPPLGFGRYRNRNGKNMDKEEVAPPPPTPPPLPSFGYERYHNRNGKKMDNEDVAPPRRANGKQMDNEDVAPPRRANGKKMDKEEVSPPRRAHNRNGKKMKKEKRRNRKKMDREEVTTPPISPSLLRQISEPPALPKENPRCPVSHSTHPHTLCPRLDGNTNSSCFSCGEYESPLIEDQNYHFFCQTCDVVFHRVCHMFPKTLTHPYHLQHPLTFTYRNYETGCVSDSNIDESFYATVVSAGSNISDPKMLGSVESDQCSWCGKKIQGNWFYRCSMCNFCLDLHCSQNVPLLVVTNPKNHHHQLVFYKRPLLTPCDDCGLVNVLDPSYACYECDYMVHQSCINLPRVIKITRHQHRLFYTPFLQSKISPCQICYQTVDTKYGQYFCNREDCSYVVHSKCATHENVWDGKELERAPEVPDEIEDILPYKKICGDDLIRHFSHDHLLKLKKYDGVRDAEKQCQACILPIDCRDFYNCTHCDFFLHKVCARLLRKLSHALHKHPLILDASPRIHYDFINCSACSRKFTGFRYICTKANCVSKQVQIDVRCISSVPDYFTHESHEHPLFISTSSKGENKTGCVGCKKIGMRSYLQCTKCKFAMCYQCATIPTLVSYKYDKHPLSLCYGEEAGGKYWCEVCEKEVDPRERFYKCNECCITIHLHCIFTSSAYMKPGFRFKYYSSKVEVRRNSNITRPYCVECGHRCPGYIYYKNDNSVTVTCSLNCLEKKLTRRQSQTLRQT encoded by the exons ATGGAGGGGATATGCTT CAGcaaaaacatgaacaaaaaaggagtacctcctcctccacctccccCACCTCTTGGATTTGGACGGTATCGAAACAGAAACGGCAAAAATATGGACAAAGAAGAAGTAGCTCCACCTCCTCCAACTCCTCCACCTCTTCCATCTTTTGGATATGAACGTTATCATAACCGAAACGGCAAAAAGATGGATAACGAAGATGTAGCTCCACCTCGACGAGCTAACGGCAAACAGATGGATAACGAAGATGTAGCTCCACCTCGACGAGCTAACGGCAAAAAGATGGACAAAGAAGAAGTATCTCCACCTCGACGAGCTCATAACCGAAACggcaaaaagatgaaaaaagaaaaaaggagaaaccGCAAAAAGATGGACAGAGAAGAAGTAACTACACCTCCTATCTCCCCTTCATTACTGAGACAAATCTCAGAGCCACCCGCTCTTCCTAAAGAAAACCCAAGATGTCCTGTTTCTCATTCAACTCACCCTCACACACTCTGTCCTAGATTAGATGGGAACACTAACTCTAGTTGTTTTTCATGCGGTGAATATGAATCTCCCTTGATCGAAGACCAGAACTACCATTTCTTCTGCCAAACCTGCGATGTGGTGTTCCACAGAGTTTGTCATATGTTCCCAAAGACGTTAACACATCCTTATCACCTCCAACACCCTCTTACTTTCACCTACCGAAACTACGAAACCGGGTGCGTATCAGACAGTAATATAGATGAGTCTTTCTACGCTACAGTTGTATCTGCTGGCTCCAACATCTCTGATCCTAAGATGTTGGGATCTGTCGAATCTGATCAATGCTCATGGTGTGGCAAAAAAATCCAAGGCAACTGGTTCTATCGTTGCTCTATGTGCAACTTTTGTTTGGATCTCCATTGCTCCCAAAATGTTCCACTTCTTGTTGTCACAAACCcgaagaatcatcatcatcaactcgTCTTCTACAAGCGACCACTCTTGACTCCATGTGATGATTGTGGGTTGGTCAATGTGTTGGATCCAAGCTATGCTTGTTATGAATGTGATTACATGGTCCATCAAAGTTGCATCAACTTACCACGAGTTATAAAGATCACGCGTCACCAGCATCGCCTTTTTTACACTCCTTTCCTCCAATCCAAGATTTCACCATGTCAGATATGCTACCAGACAGTTGACACCAAGTACGGCCAATATTTTTGCAACCGCGAGGATTGCTCTTACGTAGTTCATTCAAAATGTGCAACACATGAGAACGTATGGGACGGGAAAGAGCTCGAACGGGCACCTGAAGTACCAGACGAGATTGAAGATATCCTCCCATATAAGAAGATTTGTGGTGATGACTTAATAAGACACTTCTCTCATGACCATCTTCTAAAGCTCAAGAAGTATGATGGTGTTAGAGATGCAGAGAAGCAATGTCAAGCATGCATCCTTCCTATAGACTGTCGTGATTTCTACAATTGCACGCactgtgatttttttcttcacaagGTATGTGCTCGCCTTCTTAGAAAACTGAGTCATGCGTTACACAAACACCCTCTCATTCTAGACGCCTCTCCTAGAATACACTATGATTTCATCAATTGCTCAGCTTGTTCTAGAAAGTTCACTGGTTTCAGGTACATATGTACCAAAGCTAATTGTGTGTCCAAGCAAGTTCAGATAGATGTTCGATGTATTTCATCAGTTCCTGATTATTTCACGCATGAAAGTCATGAACATCCTCTGTTTATCTCAACGTCTTCCAAAGGTGAAAACAAGACTGGTTGCGTGGGTTGCAAGAAGATAGGTATGCGGTCTTACCTACAGTGTACTAAATGCAAATTTGCTATGTGTTATCAATGCGCTACAATTCCAACTCTAGTAAGCTACAAATACGACAAGCATCCTCTGTCTCTTTGCTATGGAGAAGAAGCAGGTGGTAAGTATTGGTGCGAAGTATGTGAGAAAGAGGTTGATCCAAGGGAAAGGTTCTACAAATGCAACGAATGTTGTATCACTATCCACCTTCATTGCATATTCACATCTTCTGCTTATATGAAGCCTGGTTTCAGATTCAAGTATTACTCGTCCAAAGTGGAAGTTCGTCGCAACAGTAACATCACTAGACCGTATTGCGTTGAATGTGGTCATCGTTGTCCAGGTTATATCTACTACAAAAATGATAACTCTGTAACCGTTACTTGTTCTTTGAACTGTTTAGAGAAAAAGCTGACACGACGGCAATCACAAACATTAAGACAGACTTGA
- the LOC104748135 gene encoding putative pentatricopeptide repeat-containing protein At1g28020 → MIMTHNLQQHARRILAYSSRSRFFCSYTNGTLPSPATNQTLLSRIEAADANRKAEITTRYSQALEVSEWMTKQKICNLVPEDFTTRFHLIENVLGLGEAEKFLESIPENLRGESMYTSLLRNYSRQPGLRALCKAVSTFEKMEKLGSRGNRDKVHEILQKMKDNNVEFDNVTVNNALRVYAAVSDVETMDKFLADWSAITTLDGLTPGNNRS, encoded by the exons ATGATCATGACGCATAATCTTCAGCAACACGCAAGGCGAATCCTCGCTTACAGTAGCAGGTCTCGTTTCTTCTGCTCCTACACCAACGGAACCCTACCGTCTCCGGCGACGAACCAAACTCTGCTGAGTCGGATCGAAGCGGCTGATGCGAATCGGAAAGCAGAAATCACAACG AGATATAGTCAAGCCCTAGAGGTATCAGAGTGGATGACTAAACAAAAGATCTGCAATCTTGTCCCGGAAGACTTCACAACTCGTTTTCATCTGATTGAAAACGTTTTGGGTTTGGGAGAAGCAGAGAAGTTCTTGGAGAGCATCCCGGAGAATCTAAGAGGTGAGTCGATGTACACTTCTCTGTTAAGAAATTACTCAAGACAACCAGGGTTGAGAGCTCTGTGCAAAGCCGTATCTACTTTcgagaagatggagaagctaGG CTCTCGCGGAAACAGAGATAAGGTCCATGAGATCCTACAAAAGATGAAGGACAACAACGTTGAGTTCGATAACGTCACCGTGAACAACGCGTTGCGAGTATACGCTGCTGTATCTGATGTGGAGACCATGGACAAGTTTCTAGCTGACTGGAGTGCCATTACAACACTTGATGGGCTCACG CCTGGAAACAACAGGTCTTGA
- the LOC104745339 gene encoding eukaryotic translation initiation factor 3 subunit G — translation MAIDSQQKTSKFRWGEMDEDDDLDFLLPPKQVIGPDENGLKTTIEYKFNDEGNKVKITTKSRVRKLASARLNKRAMERRNWPKFGDAANEEAGSHLTMVSTEEILLERPRAPGTKADDSKAAGDGLSQLGKGAVLMLCRICHKKGDHWTSKCPYKDLAAPTDVFVDKPPTGESSTTSAAPGTGKAAYVPPSMRAGASTVGSDMRRRNDENSVRVTNLSEDTREPDLMELFHPFGAVTRVYVAIDQKTGVSRGFGFVNFVSREDAQRAINKLNGYGYDNLILRVEWATPRPT, via the exons ATGGCGATCGATTCACAGCAGAAAACAAGCAAGTTCCGATGGGGGGAGATGGACGAAGACGACGATTTGGATTTCCTGCTCCCTCCCAAGCAAGTGATTGGCCCGGACGAGAACGGTCTCAAGACCACGATCGAATACAAATTCAATGATGAAGGAAACAAGGTCAAGATAACGACTAAGTCACGTGTCCGTAAGCTAGCTTCCGCGAGGCTCAACAAAAGAGCCATGGAGAGGAGGAACTGGCCTAAGTTTGGTGATGCTGCTAATGAAGAGGCTGGGAGCCATCTCACTATGGTTTCAACCGAAGAGATTCTTCTCGAACGTCCCAGAGCTCCTG GTACCAAAGCGGATGATTCAAAGGCAGCAGGAGACGGTTTGTCTCAGCTGGGTAAAGGTGCGGTTCTCATGTTGTGCAGGATATGCCACAAGAAAGGAGATCACTGGACATCAAAATGCCCTTACAAGGATCTAGCTGCACCAACCGATGTCTTCGTCGACAAGCCACCCACAGGGGAATCATCTACCACATCCGCTGCGCCTGGAACTGGCAAGGCTGCGTATGTTCCGCCTAGCATGAGAGCAGGTGCAAGCACTGTTGGTTCAGACATGAGGAGGAGGAACGATGAGAACTCTGTGCGTGTAACCAACTTGTCTGAAGATACCCGTGAACCAGACTTGATGGAGCTGTTCCATCCGTTTGGAGCTGTCACGCGTGTCTACGTGGCCATTGATCAGAAAACTGGAGTGAGCAGAGGATTTGGTTTCGTCAACTTTGTGAGCAGAGAAGACGCTCAACGAGCAATCAACAAATTGAATGGTTATGGGTATGACAACCTCATCCTCAGGGTTGAGTGGGCCACTCCAAGACCTACCTAG
- the LOC104748137 gene encoding uncharacterized protein LOC104748137, giving the protein MKKVSQLSIIFRDELQNLHKDSVQTLDVAGKNQSSSTSSSDNERDRFASLFSPWSSSSFQMPLQYPNYTKEQYEIMSEEELDRLLKLYGLPIDVGDLSCKKDFAVGAFLWETGLNSSVDERDSVNPNSSGGDLDERSLMALMTVLVKDLVQFIFRV; this is encoded by the coding sequence atgaagaaggtTTCACAACTCAGCATTATCTTCCGTGACGAACTACAAAATCTCCACAAAGACTCTGTCCAAACTCTAGATGTCGCCGGGAAAAACCAATCTAGTAGTACTTCATCGTCGGACAACGAACGCGACCGATTCGCCAGCTTGTTTTCTCCTTGGTCATCGTCTTCGTTTCAAATGCCTCTTCAGTACCCGAATTACACAAAGGAACAGTACGAGATTATGTCGGAGGAAGAACTCGATCGACTTCTCAAACTCTATGGTCTGCCAATAGATGTCGGTGACTTGTCTTGCAAAAAAGATTTTGCAGTCGGTGCATTCTTGTGGGAGACGGGGTTAAATTCTTCAGTGGATGAGCGTGATTCAGTTAACCCTAATTCTTCCGGTGGTGATCTGGATGAGAGATCTTTGATGGCATTGATGACGGTTCTCGTAAAAGATTTGGTTCAATTTATATTTCGTGTGTAG
- the LOC104748134 gene encoding putative pentatricopeptide repeat-containing protein At1g28020: protein METLICLTLTNLSKTKQGCVARNLQQHAKRLIAHSSRPRFFCTYRNGTLSSSATNQTLQSRIEAALDQKAAITTVLEQWRQQQGNQLNPLLVRGVYEKLHESKRYSQALEVSNWMVNNKICNHLPEDLAVRFHLIENVLGLEESEKFFNSIPENLKGESIYTALLKSYAKSGEKSLSKAESTFEKMRKLGMLLRPSPYNSMVSLYSSLRNRVKVDEILREMKENNTEIDSPTVNNTLRVYAAVSDVATMDKFLADWNETTTLEWLTTLDMAKAYLRDGSKGKARDMLRKTEELNDPKSYEGLMRLYGEAGEIEDVYRIWDLYKKTRNKNNEGFRALIGSLLKLDDYKGAEEIYYNEWECSGLEFDLRVPSTLISGYRAKGMVKKADNLLYKTMKNKRLVKPINPLIEDWLKNKNQVKPSNLRDLIKNLCDSNQLSKALEVSSLLCDRKSFNIFPEDYVTRFHLCEKVLGLEEGEKFFERSIPGNMKDYSVYNTLLTSYTRSDKGLEKAEGVFEKMKELGFLSKLSPYNSMISLYIQLGKQGRAKNLLLVMKEKNIEHDSVTTNNVLRMYADEGDIETMEKYRREWVNDDEQTKLEMRTTGEMAKAYERAGLLLKAMEITSKREVQRIWNEYKKKAKEEFERDTLRPWVKRDEIKNEEYRNVIRTLLKLGDVQGAEAIYEEWEPQGPEFDNGIPCLLISRYYEEDDKDKAKEVEYSSRQKRRRMQFKLFKEDLIGCAVGVVVSVLLFSVPPIVLSLCLQNPVYFFVLAIVLLALSGY from the coding sequence CGTGGCGCGTAATCTTCAGCAACACGCAAAGCGACTCATCGCTCACAGTAGTAGGCCTCGATTCTTCTGCACCTACAGAAACGGAACCCTATCGTCTTCGGCGACGAACCAAACTCTACAGAGTCGGATCGAAGCGGCTTTAGATCAGAAAGCAGCAATCACTACGGTGCTTGAGCAATGGCGACAACAACAGGGGAATCAGTTAAACCCTTTGTTGGTGAGAGGAGTCTACGAGAAGCTCCACGAATCCAAAAGATATAGTCAAGCCCTAGAAGTATCAAACTGGATGGTCAATAACAAGATCTGCAATCACCTCCCTGAAGATTTGGCAGTTCGATTTCATCTAATCGAGAACGTTTTGGGATTGGAAGAATCAGAGAAGTTCTTTAACAGTATCCCCGAGAATCTGAAAGGTGAATCTATCTACACTGCTCTGTTAAAGAGTTACGCAAAATCTGGTGAGAAATCTCTAAGTAAAGCTGAATCTACTTTCGAGAAGATGAGGAAGCTAGGTATGCTCTTGAGACCTTCACCATACAACTCGATGGTCTCACTATACAGCTCTCTCAGAAACCGAGTTAAGGTCGATGAGATTCTCAGAGAGATGAAAGAGAACAACACTGAGATAGATAGTCCCACCGTGAACAACACCTTACGAGTATACGCTGCTGTTTCTGATGTTGCGACAATGGATAAGTTCCTAGCTGATTGGAATGAAACTACAACGCTTGAGTGGCTCACAACGCTTGACATGGCAAAGGCTTATCTGAGAGATGGTTCAAAGGGAAAGGCAAGAGATATGCTTCGTAAAACAGAGGAACTGAATGATCCAAAGTCTTATGAGGGACTCATGAGGCTATATGGTGAAGcaggagagattgaagatgtgTACCGTATATGGGACTTGTacaagaagacaagaaacaagaacaatgaGGGATTTCGAGCGTTGATTGGTTCCCTCTTGAAGCTTGATGACTACAAAGGAGCAGAGGAGATATACTACAATGAGTGGGAGTGCTCGGGTCTTGAATTTGATCTCCGAGTACCATCGACGTTGATCTCTGGCTATCGCGCAAAGGGCATGGTGAAGAAGGCAGATAACTTATTGTACAAGACTATGAAGAATAAAAGATTGGTTAAACCGATTAATCCATTGATTGAGGACTggctgaaaaacaaaaaccaagtgAAGCCGTCCAACTTGAGAGACCTTATCAAGAATCTGTGTGACTCAAATCAATTATCTAAAGCACTTGAGGTATCATCATTGTTGTGTGATAGAAagagttttaatatttttccagAAGATTATGTTACAAGGTTTCATCTGTGTGAGAAAGTGTTGGGTttggaagaaggagagaagttTTTTGAAAGAAGCATCCCGGGGAACATGAAGGATTACTCTGTGTACAACACTCTCTTAACCTCGTACACAAGATCTGACAAAGGACTAGAAAAAGCGGAAGGCGTTTTCGAGAAGATGAAAGAGCTAGGTTTCCTCTCAAAACTTTCCCCATACAACTCGATGATATCTCTCTATATTCAGCTTGGGAAACAAGGTAGGGCTAAGAATCTTCTACtggtgatgaaggagaagaacatAGAGCACGACAGTGTCACGACGAACAACGTTTTGAGGATGTACGCAGATGAAGGTGACATAGAGACAATGGAAAAGTATAGGAGAGAGTGGGTTAACGATGATGAGCAAACCAAGCTTGAAATGAGGACGACTGGCGAGATGGCAAAGGCTTACGAAAGAGCGGGGCTACTACTAAAGGCGATGGAGATAACTAGTAAAAGAGAAGTGCAGCGTATATGGAATGAGTACAAGAAGAAGGCAAAGGAAGAGTTTGAAAGAGATACGCTTCGCCCATGGGTGAAGAGAGACGAGATTAAGAATGAAGAATATCGAAATGTGATTAGAACTCTGTTGAAGCTTGGCGATGTACAAGGAGCAGAAGCGATATATGAAGAATGGGAACCACAAGGACCCGAGTTCGATAATGGAATACCATGTTTGCTAATCTCTCGTTATTACGAGGAGGATGATAAAGACAAGGCAAAGGAGGTAGAGTATTCGAGTAGACAGAAGCGGAGGCGGATGCAGTTTAAGCTATTCAAGGAAGACTTGATCGGTTGCGCGGTAGGGGTTGTCGTGTCTGTGCTCCTGTTCTCGGTTCCTCCGATCGTATTATCGCTTTGTCTACAGAATCCCGTCTACTTTTTTGTGTTGGCCATCGTTCTGCTTGCTTTATCGGGCTATTGA
- the LOC104748136 gene encoding PRA1 family protein A3, whose product MDWDSVAAEDVIEALREVEWSTSPRSLAEFFSRFAFPRSFSKWMSRLKCNLYYYRTNYFILLIFVLGLALITRPLAILGAALTALSLAFLNDSFAATFNEKMIRTIRHFSPHLAAKMRPPHMPVIRGRSATRKTVYVCGQPRLVFVLIGLTASFVLWFTSCGLLWVLYAFTTALLMILLHATLRTPNLKARLNTFREEFRAVWRNYSEL is encoded by the exons ATGGATTGGGATAGCGTAGCTGCTGAGGATGTGATTGAGGCGCTAAGAGAGGTTGAATGGTCGACGAGTCCTCGTTCCTTGGCTGAGTTCTTCTCCAGATTCGCTTTTCCTCGATCTTTCTCTAAATGGATGAGCCGTCTCAAATGCAATCTCTACTA CTATAGGACGAATTACTTCATCCTGTTGATTTTCGTTCTGG GACTTGCACTTATCACGCGACCTTTGGCCATTCTTGGTGCTGCTCTTACAGCCTTAAGCTTAGCTTTCCTAAACGACAG TTTTGCAGCTACTTTTAATGAGAAGATGATCCGGACCATTAGGCATTTCTCGCCACATTTAGCTGCAAAGATGAGGCCTCCTCACAT GCCTGTCATCCGCGGGAGATCTGCAACTAGAAAGACAGTCTACGTTTGTGGCCAGCCACGTTTGGTATTTGTCTTGATTGGCTTAACCG CTAGTTTTGTCCTGTGGTTTACTTCCTGCGGTTTGCTATGGGTTCTCTATGCATTTACCACTGCCCTTCTCA TGATCCTTCTTCACGCAACCCTGAGAACTCCAAACCTCAAGGCACGCTTGAACACATTCCGTGAAGAGTTCCGGGCTGTCTGGCGCAACTACAGTGAACTTTAA